One window from the genome of Lentibacillus daqui encodes:
- a CDS encoding zinc-dependent alcohol dehydrogenase family protein, whose amino-acid sequence MIAKCIKFHEFGSPKDVLKVENKIIQPPKDNEVLVRMLARPINPSDLIPIRGAYSHRISLPNIPGYEGVGIVEDTGPLVSHNLIGKRILPLRGEEGTWQEFVKSSAEFTVSIPDSIDDFTASQMYINPVTAWVVCTEVLKLRSDDVLLVNACGSSIGRIFAQLSKVLGFRLIAVTRNNKHTEDLLYLGASHVIDTSKDSLYEAVMELTNGMGADSAVDSVGGSSGNDLAFCVRAHGKFLTIGLLSGIQVNWADIVNKAKVNANIFHLRNWNKSISINKWQKTFNHLIKLIVDKKLRLMMADSNYDLSNVKKAIDVVESKTANGKVFLTG is encoded by the coding sequence TTGATTGCAAAATGCATTAAATTCCACGAATTCGGTAGTCCTAAAGATGTGTTAAAAGTTGAAAATAAAATCATCCAACCACCAAAAGATAATGAAGTCCTTGTTCGAATGTTAGCCCGTCCTATAAATCCTTCTGACTTAATACCGATTAGGGGAGCTTATTCTCATCGAATTTCCTTGCCCAATATTCCTGGTTATGAAGGCGTTGGTATTGTGGAGGATACAGGCCCTTTAGTTTCACATAATCTTATTGGTAAACGCATTTTACCTTTGCGTGGGGAGGAAGGTACGTGGCAAGAATTTGTTAAGTCATCAGCAGAATTTACAGTATCTATACCTGACTCTATTGATGATTTTACGGCATCACAAATGTATATTAATCCTGTTACAGCTTGGGTGGTTTGTACGGAGGTTTTAAAATTAAGATCGGATGATGTTTTATTGGTTAATGCGTGCGGTTCTTCCATTGGACGTATTTTTGCTCAATTATCGAAGGTTTTAGGTTTCCGATTGATTGCAGTGACGAGAAATAATAAACATACAGAAGATTTACTTTATCTTGGTGCTTCTCATGTGATAGACACCTCTAAAGATTCGCTTTATGAAGCAGTTATGGAATTAACAAATGGAATGGGTGCAGATTCGGCTGTTGACTCTGTTGGAGGCTCGTCTGGAAACGACTTAGCTTTTTGTGTGCGCGCTCATGGTAAGTTTTTAACCATTGGTCTTTTATCAGGAATTCAAGTAAATTGGGCAGATATTGTAAATAAAGCAAAAGTAAATGCCAATATATTTCATCTGCGGAATTGGAACAAAAGTATCTCGATAAATAAATGGCAAAAAACTTTTAATCACTTGATAAAGCTAATAGTTGATAAAAAATTGCGATTGATGATGGCAGATTCTAATTATGACCTGTCCAATGTAAAAAAAGCTATTGATGTCGTTGAATCGAAAACAGCTAATGGGAAAGTATTTTTAACCGGTTAA
- the purE gene encoding 5-(carboxyamino)imidazole ribonucleotide mutase — protein sequence MAQVGVIMGSISDWETMKHTCSVLDSLAVSYEKQVISAHRTPDEMFTYAESARDRGLKVIIAGAGGAAHLPGMVAAKTTLPVIGVPVKSNTLNGVDSLLSIVQMPGGVPTATVAIGKSGATNAGILAAEIIGAFDQQIAEKLQVYREDMQTKVAEMRDDLAKE from the coding sequence ATGGCACAGGTTGGTGTAATCATGGGCAGTATATCGGATTGGGAAACGATGAAGCATACATGCAGTGTGCTGGATAGTTTGGCAGTTTCATATGAAAAGCAAGTGATTTCAGCGCATCGTACCCCAGATGAGATGTTCACATATGCCGAATCAGCTCGTGATCGTGGGTTAAAAGTGATTATTGCGGGTGCTGGTGGTGCAGCTCATCTTCCAGGGATGGTGGCTGCAAAAACGACTTTACCCGTAATTGGTGTGCCTGTAAAAAGCAATACATTAAATGGGGTGGACTCTCTCTTATCCATTGTGCAAATGCCTGGCGGGGTGCCAACAGCAACAGTGGCAATTGGCAAGTCTGGTGCTACCAATGCTGGTATTCTTGCCGCGGAAATAATTGGGGCATTTGATCAACAGATAGCAGAAAAACTTCAAGTCTATCGGGAAGATATGCAAACCAAAGTTGCGGAAATGAGGGATGATCTTGCCAAGGAATAA
- the purK gene encoding 5-(carboxyamino)imidazole ribonucleotide synthase codes for MPRNKVILPPKTIGIIGGGQLGRMMAIAARHMGYKLAVIDPTPNCPTAQVADEQIVAAYDDRDAIEQLTSISDVVTYEFENVDLPAAQYIAEQGKLPQGSKALEITQNREKEKQQMQEAGLPVPAFSIVTNADECEKALENMKLPAVIKTCRGGYDGKGQRKLSTEADKLAAIDFAARHGHCIIEQWVPFDKEISVIFTRAVTGEITFFPIAENVHKDHILYQTTAPAAINEQVYNKAIEAASKLAENIGIVGTFAIEMFVKDEDIFLNEMAPRPHNSGHYTIEGCNISQFGQHIRAICGLPLTPIKLVQSAAMVNILGEDMAHALTEMSTLKAGSFHLYGKAAVKAKRKMGHVTFTADTVEEVSQLLKKYRGQRDD; via the coding sequence TTGCCAAGGAATAAGGTGATTTTGCCACCTAAAACGATCGGTATTATCGGTGGCGGGCAATTGGGAAGAATGATGGCAATTGCAGCAAGGCATATGGGGTATAAGCTTGCCGTAATTGATCCAACACCAAATTGCCCGACTGCGCAAGTGGCCGATGAACAAATTGTCGCAGCTTATGATGACAGGGATGCGATTGAACAATTAACCAGCATCAGTGACGTGGTTACCTATGAATTCGAAAATGTCGATCTTCCTGCTGCCCAATATATTGCTGAACAAGGCAAGCTGCCACAGGGTTCAAAGGCATTGGAAATTACCCAAAACCGTGAAAAAGAGAAACAACAGATGCAAGAAGCCGGTTTACCTGTACCAGCATTCTCCATTGTCACGAATGCCGACGAATGTGAGAAAGCATTGGAAAACATGAAACTTCCAGCAGTCATCAAAACATGTCGCGGTGGCTACGATGGGAAAGGACAACGCAAATTAAGCACGGAGGCAGACAAACTAGCGGCGATAGATTTTGCGGCTAGGCATGGACATTGCATTATCGAGCAATGGGTGCCATTTGATAAAGAAATATCGGTAATATTCACACGCGCCGTTACAGGTGAGATAACATTTTTCCCAATCGCTGAGAATGTTCACAAGGATCATATTTTATATCAAACAACAGCGCCGGCAGCCATTAATGAACAGGTCTACAACAAAGCGATCGAAGCGGCCTCCAAACTGGCGGAAAACATCGGTATTGTTGGTACGTTTGCCATTGAAATGTTTGTGAAAGACGAGGATATTTTCCTCAATGAAATGGCGCCAAGACCACATAATTCCGGCCACTATACGATTGAAGGCTGTAATATTTCTCAGTTTGGTCAGCATATTCGAGCCATTTGCGGTCTGCCGCTAACACCAATAAAACTTGTCCAGTCAGCTGCAATGGTCAATATTCTTGGGGAAGATATGGCGCATGCGTTAACGGAAATGTCTACATTAAAAGCAGGATCGTTTCATTTATACGGAAAGGCAGCTGTCAAGGCAAAACGGAAAATGGGCCATGTGACGTTTACAGCGGATACGGTGGAAGAGGTTAGCCAATTGCTAAAGAAGTATAGGGGGCAGCGTGATGATTGA
- the purB gene encoding adenylosuccinate lyase, with the protein MIDRYTREEMGRIWTEENKFKAWLEVEILACEAWRELGVIPSADVEKIRQHASFDISRIDEIEQETRHDVVAFTRAVSETLGDERKWVHYGLTSTDVVDTALSYLLKQANELLLRDLEHLIAVLRDKALAHQHTVMMGRTHGVHAEPTTFGLKLALWYEEMKRNLERFKRAAENIAFGKLSGAVGTYANIDPFVERYVCEKLGLTPAPVSTQTLQRDRHADYVSTLALIATSIEKFATEIRSLQKTEMREVEEFFAKGQKGSSAMPHKRNPVGSENMTGMARVIRGNMVTAYENVSLWHERDISHSSAERVILPDTTIALDYMLNRFSSIIKHLTVFPENMKRNIDKTHGVIFSQRVLLALIDKGMTREAAYDIVQPKAMQAWETETHFKTLLEQNENITDLLPPEEIDACFVYTYHLKNIDRIFDRIGLKRREEHESGIVV; encoded by the coding sequence ATGATTGATCGGTATACACGAGAGGAAATGGGGCGGATTTGGACGGAAGAGAATAAATTCAAAGCATGGCTGGAAGTCGAGATTTTGGCCTGTGAAGCCTGGCGTGAACTTGGTGTCATTCCGAGCGCAGACGTGGAGAAAATCAGACAGCATGCATCGTTTGATATTAGCCGGATTGATGAAATCGAACAGGAGACCAGGCATGACGTGGTAGCTTTTACCCGTGCGGTATCCGAGACACTGGGTGATGAGCGGAAATGGGTGCATTACGGATTGACTTCAACGGATGTGGTCGATACAGCGCTCTCTTATTTACTGAAACAAGCAAATGAACTCCTTCTACGTGACTTGGAACATTTGATTGCTGTTTTACGCGATAAAGCATTGGCACACCAGCATACGGTGATGATGGGCCGAACTCATGGCGTGCACGCAGAACCAACCACATTTGGCTTGAAGCTTGCGTTATGGTATGAGGAAATGAAACGTAACTTGGAACGGTTTAAGCGAGCTGCTGAGAACATTGCATTTGGTAAGCTTTCCGGGGCAGTGGGGACGTACGCGAATATTGATCCATTTGTAGAACGCTATGTTTGTGAAAAATTGGGTCTGACTCCTGCACCAGTATCGACACAAACCTTGCAGCGGGATCGTCATGCGGATTATGTGTCCACTTTGGCACTGATTGCAACATCAATTGAAAAGTTTGCCACCGAAATTCGTAGTTTACAGAAGACGGAAATGCGTGAGGTGGAGGAGTTTTTTGCAAAAGGACAAAAAGGCTCCTCAGCCATGCCGCACAAACGTAATCCGGTTGGCTCGGAAAATATGACCGGAATGGCTCGGGTGATACGTGGCAATATGGTCACCGCATATGAAAATGTCTCCTTATGGCACGAACGTGATATTTCCCATTCATCAGCGGAACGGGTGATTTTGCCGGATACAACGATTGCTTTGGATTACATGTTGAACCGGTTTTCATCGATCATCAAGCATTTGACCGTATTCCCGGAAAATATGAAACGAAATATCGATAAAACCCACGGTGTTATCTTTTCCCAGCGTGTTCTGCTTGCATTAATTGACAAGGGGATGACACGTGAAGCTGCGTATGACATTGTTCAGCCGAAAGCTATGCAGGCATGGGAGACGGAAACCCATTTCAAAACATTACTGGAGCAAAATGAAAACATCACAGATCTGCTGCCACCAGAAGAAATCGATGCTTGTTTCGTCTACACCTATCATTTGAAAAACATCGATCGGATTTTTGACCGCATCGGCCTAAAACGGAGGGAAGAACATGAAAGCGGAATTGTTGTATGA
- the purC gene encoding phosphoribosylaminoimidazolesuccinocarboxamide synthase, producing MKAELLYEGKAKQVYRDTEAPDRLILAYKNEATAFNGKKQASFTGKGRLNNEISARIFAYLHEQGIETHFIKKQNETEQLVRQTEIIPLEVVVRNLAAGSITRRLGLEEKTSFTPPIVELFYKDDALNDPLINDQHALLLARITESELREIKEKALTINAALQELFLSINLKLVDFKLEFGRLASGCIILADEISPDTCRLWDIDTQEKMDKDVFRQGTGDLLDVYNVILQRLEDRT from the coding sequence ATGAAAGCGGAATTGTTGTATGAAGGGAAAGCGAAACAGGTGTACCGGGATACAGAGGCACCCGACCGGCTGATTTTAGCTTATAAAAATGAAGCAACCGCATTTAATGGAAAAAAGCAGGCGAGTTTTACCGGGAAAGGCCGATTGAATAATGAAATTTCAGCACGGATTTTTGCTTATCTTCATGAACAAGGTATCGAGACGCATTTTATCAAGAAGCAGAATGAAACGGAACAGCTTGTCCGACAAACAGAAATTATTCCACTTGAAGTGGTTGTCCGTAATCTCGCTGCCGGGAGCATCACCAGACGCCTGGGTTTGGAGGAAAAGACCAGCTTTACTCCTCCGATTGTCGAGTTGTTTTATAAAGATGATGCATTGAATGATCCATTAATAAATGATCAGCATGCACTACTTTTAGCCAGGATAACGGAATCTGAATTACGGGAAATCAAAGAAAAGGCCCTGACCATTAATGCAGCATTACAAGAGCTATTTCTTTCTATTAATCTGAAACTGGTAGACTTTAAGCTGGAATTTGGCCGTCTTGCCAGTGGCTGTATCATTTTGGCTGATGAAATTTCCCCGGATACATGCCGGTTATGGGATATCGATACCCAGGAAAAAATGGATAAGGATGTGTTTCGCCAGGGAACAGGGGATTTATTGGATGTGTATAACGTGATTTTACAACGACTGGAGGACAGAACATGA
- the purS gene encoding phosphoribosylformylglycinamidine synthase subunit PurS has product MKKVTVHITLKQGVLDPQGKAVQTSLHSLGFDEVSDTRIGKYIEFYTEERADLKERVHKMCDQLLANPVMEDYHFEIEEAVNS; this is encoded by the coding sequence ATGAAAAAGGTAACAGTGCATATTACGTTAAAGCAAGGCGTGTTGGATCCACAAGGGAAAGCTGTCCAGACGTCCCTTCATTCGCTTGGATTCGATGAAGTCAGTGATACCCGGATTGGCAAATACATCGAATTTTATACAGAAGAACGGGCGGATCTAAAAGAACGGGTGCACAAGATGTGTGATCAGCTGCTGGCAAATCCGGTGATGGAAGACTATCATTTTGAAATTGAGGAGGCAGTAAACTCGTGA
- the purQ gene encoding phosphoribosylformylglycinamidine synthase subunit PurQ yields MKFAVIVFPGSNCDHDMYHAVKDVLKMEADLVWFEDCHLENYDAILLPGGFSYGDYLRSGAIAAASNCLQQIRTHAAEGKPILGVCNGFQILLEAGLLPGVMLPNQHLAFMCHQEKLSVANHTSMFTNQYEKNEIVQFPIAHGEGNYFCDGVTLNQLKQNNQIAFTYQNNPNGSAADIAGILNKQGNVLGMMPHPERAVEALLGSDDGLKVFQSLIMNGRLSYVANV; encoded by the coding sequence GTGAAATTTGCCGTGATCGTATTTCCGGGATCCAATTGTGACCATGACATGTATCATGCGGTGAAAGATGTCTTGAAGATGGAGGCAGACCTTGTTTGGTTTGAAGATTGTCATTTGGAAAACTATGATGCGATTCTATTGCCTGGGGGGTTTTCCTATGGTGATTATCTTCGTTCAGGGGCGATTGCAGCCGCCTCCAATTGTCTGCAGCAAATCAGAACACATGCCGCTGAGGGTAAACCAATATTAGGGGTGTGTAACGGATTTCAAATATTGCTGGAAGCGGGGTTGCTGCCGGGTGTCATGCTTCCCAATCAACATCTTGCTTTCATGTGCCATCAGGAAAAATTATCTGTCGCCAATCACACAAGTATGTTTACCAATCAATACGAGAAAAATGAAATCGTTCAATTCCCGATTGCACATGGGGAAGGAAATTATTTCTGTGATGGTGTAACGCTCAACCAATTAAAGCAAAATAACCAAATCGCGTTTACGTATCAAAATAACCCGAATGGGTCGGCTGCCGATATTGCAGGAATCCTTAATAAACAGGGGAATGTCCTGGGAATGATGCCTCATCCGGAGCGGGCTGTCGAGGCTTTGCTTGGCAGTGATGACGGATTAAAAGTTTTTCAGTCGCTGATCATGAATGGGAGGTTATCCTATGTTGCAAATGTCTGA
- the purL gene encoding phosphoribosylformylglycinamidine synthase subunit PurL → MLQMSEISPEQLEIDKLYLEMGLSEQEYNMVKAILKRRPNFTETGIFSVMWSEHCSYKTSKPLLQRFPTKAANVLQGPGEGAGVIDIGDNQAAVFKVESHNHPSAVEPYQGAATGVGGILRDIFSMGARPIALMNSLRFGNLRTDRGKYLFREVVRGIAGYGNCVGVPTVGGEIQFDDCYEGNPLVNAMCVGLIDHDDIQKGVAKGIGNTVIYAGAATGRDGIHGATFASDDLAEDANKDRPAVQVGDPFMEKLLIEACLEVIQSDALVGMQDMGAAGLTSSASEMASKAGTGMEMNLDLVPQRELNMTAYELMLSESQERMLLVVKQGREQEIIDIFAKYGLQAVAVGQVLAEKTFRLTQHGEIVADIPVDALAEEAPVYHIPADVSAYFKESQQMTNEIPEVTDYEAMLKRLLKQPTIASKEWVYDQYDSMVQTNTVAGPGSGAAVIRIKGTDKALAITTDCNSRYIYLDPNTGGKIAVAEAARNIVCSGAKPLGITDGLNFGNPTKPEIYWQMEQSVAGMSEACRTLKTPVISGNVSLYNQSNGKAIFPTPVVGMVGLIESLNYITPSRFQQREDTIFLIGDTKAEFGGSELQQVLKRGYSGKAPTIDLVMEAKRQYQLLDAIQAGIVQSATDLAEGGLAVALAESCFTGEGLGANVYLTGDMTVELFSESQSRFLVSVKQEDKERFNELVEDAVQIGVVTGDQTFNVIGNGKQVMEADVETLCDCWKGAIPCLLKSRV, encoded by the coding sequence ATGTTGCAAATGTCTGAGATCAGTCCCGAACAATTGGAAATCGATAAGCTTTACCTGGAAATGGGACTTAGTGAACAGGAATATAACATGGTCAAAGCGATCTTAAAGCGTCGGCCCAATTTTACGGAAACGGGTATTTTCTCGGTGATGTGGTCGGAACATTGCAGTTATAAAACATCCAAACCGTTGTTACAGCGATTCCCGACTAAGGCGGCAAATGTGTTACAAGGACCGGGTGAAGGTGCAGGAGTTATTGATATTGGGGATAATCAAGCGGCTGTATTCAAGGTAGAAAGTCATAATCATCCATCGGCCGTTGAACCGTATCAAGGTGCTGCGACAGGCGTTGGCGGAATTCTTCGCGATATTTTTTCCATGGGCGCGCGTCCGATTGCACTGATGAACTCCCTCAGATTTGGTAACTTGCGAACAGATCGAGGGAAATATTTGTTCCGGGAAGTAGTACGCGGAATTGCCGGGTATGGAAATTGTGTCGGGGTGCCAACCGTTGGCGGAGAGATTCAATTTGATGATTGTTATGAGGGAAATCCGCTGGTTAATGCCATGTGTGTTGGTCTCATTGATCATGATGATATTCAAAAAGGTGTTGCTAAAGGTATCGGAAACACAGTCATCTACGCTGGTGCCGCAACCGGACGTGATGGTATTCATGGCGCAACGTTTGCCTCAGATGATCTGGCAGAAGATGCAAATAAAGATCGACCAGCCGTACAAGTTGGTGACCCATTTATGGAAAAACTGCTGATTGAAGCATGTTTGGAAGTGATTCAGTCCGATGCTTTGGTTGGAATGCAGGATATGGGTGCTGCGGGCTTAACCTCATCGGCGAGCGAAATGGCCAGTAAAGCAGGTACCGGGATGGAAATGAATCTCGATCTCGTTCCACAGCGCGAATTAAATATGACTGCGTATGAACTGATGCTATCGGAATCACAGGAACGGATGCTGCTCGTTGTCAAACAGGGACGTGAACAAGAAATTATCGATATCTTTGCAAAATACGGATTACAGGCTGTTGCAGTTGGGCAGGTGCTTGCGGAAAAAACATTTCGGCTGACCCAACATGGGGAAATAGTAGCGGATATCCCGGTTGACGCCTTGGCTGAAGAAGCTCCTGTGTATCATATACCTGCCGATGTTTCGGCGTATTTTAAGGAATCCCAGCAAATGACCAATGAAATTCCTGAGGTCACGGATTATGAGGCGATGTTGAAGCGTCTGCTTAAGCAGCCAACCATCGCCAGCAAGGAATGGGTATATGATCAGTACGATTCGATGGTACAGACCAATACGGTTGCAGGCCCAGGATCCGGTGCTGCAGTGATTCGCATCAAAGGGACGGACAAAGCCCTGGCGATTACAACAGACTGTAATTCCCGGTATATTTATTTAGATCCAAATACTGGCGGAAAAATTGCGGTTGCGGAGGCGGCTCGTAACATTGTTTGCTCTGGTGCCAAGCCGTTAGGAATCACCGATGGGTTGAATTTTGGCAATCCGACCAAACCGGAAATTTACTGGCAGATGGAACAGAGTGTTGCTGGTATGAGTGAAGCATGCCGTACCTTAAAAACACCTGTTATTAGTGGAAATGTCTCGTTATATAATCAATCGAATGGAAAGGCTATTTTTCCTACTCCAGTGGTCGGCATGGTTGGGCTCATTGAATCGTTGAACTATATCACACCTAGCCGGTTTCAACAGCGGGAAGACACGATTTTTCTGATTGGGGATACCAAGGCTGAATTTGGCGGCAGTGAATTACAACAGGTATTAAAACGGGGTTATTCCGGAAAAGCGCCAACGATTGATTTAGTCATGGAAGCGAAACGCCAATACCAATTGCTTGATGCGATTCAAGCTGGTATCGTTCAATCCGCCACTGATCTGGCAGAAGGTGGGTTAGCGGTTGCCCTTGCCGAAAGTTGTTTTACCGGAGAAGGGTTAGGTGCCAATGTGTATTTGACAGGCGACATGACGGTTGAACTTTTTAGTGAAAGTCAATCCCGATTTTTGGTGTCGGTGAAGCAGGAGGATAAGGAACGTTTCAACGAACTGGTTGAAGATGCGGTGCAAATTGGTGTGGTAACGGGGGATCAAACATTCAACGTCATTGGCAATGGCAAACAGGTAATGGAAGCGGATGTGGAAACACTATGTGATTGTTGGAAAGGAGCTATTCCATGTCTGCTGAAATCAAGGGTATAA
- the purF gene encoding amidophosphoribosyltransferase, translating to MSAEIKGINEECGVFGIWGHEKVAELTYYGLHSLQHRGQEGAGVVVNDGTALTAHKGLGLVNEVFKDVDFSRLSGMAAIGHVRYSTQGDGGIENVQPLLFRSQTNSLALAHNGNIMNARELRGQLEDMGSILQTTSDTEVLAHLMKRDGSYQTTATIANALNQIVGAYAFVFLNEDKMFAALDPSGIRPLSIGKLGDAYVIASETCAFDQIGASFEREVLPGELVTISDDGVESERFATREQRTLCAMEYVYLSRPDSNVNRVNVHASRKRMGRELAKEAPANADMVIGVPDSSISAAIGYAEESGLPYEMGIIKNRYVGRTFIQPSQELREQGVKMKLAPVRGIVAGKRIVMIDDSVVRGTTSKRIVRMLKEAGAREVHVRIASPPIQHPCHYGIDMSTKGELIAASHAPEEIGDIIGADSIAYLAESGLKKAIVKDKTINQGICTACMSGVYPVKKGHSKKEGVAPIADKL from the coding sequence ATGTCTGCTGAAATCAAGGGTATAAACGAGGAATGTGGTGTTTTTGGAATTTGGGGACATGAAAAGGTAGCAGAGCTCACGTACTATGGACTGCATTCGCTGCAACATCGCGGGCAGGAAGGTGCCGGTGTAGTCGTGAATGACGGGACCGCATTAACAGCACACAAGGGTCTGGGGCTTGTTAATGAGGTGTTTAAAGATGTGGATTTTTCCAGACTTTCCGGAATGGCAGCAATTGGTCATGTGCGTTATTCAACCCAGGGAGATGGCGGAATCGAAAATGTTCAGCCATTATTGTTTCGTTCACAAACCAATAGCCTGGCGCTTGCCCATAATGGCAATATCATGAACGCCCGCGAACTTCGTGGTCAGTTGGAGGATATGGGCAGTATCCTGCAAACAACATCGGATACCGAGGTGTTGGCGCACTTAATGAAAAGGGACGGTTCGTACCAGACAACGGCAACGATTGCCAATGCATTGAACCAGATTGTTGGAGCCTATGCGTTTGTCTTTCTTAACGAGGATAAAATGTTTGCAGCCCTTGATCCGAGCGGTATTCGCCCATTATCGATCGGGAAGCTTGGTGATGCTTATGTAATCGCCTCGGAAACATGTGCTTTTGATCAAATTGGTGCCAGCTTTGAACGCGAGGTGTTGCCGGGTGAACTTGTTACGATTAGTGATGATGGCGTGGAATCAGAGCGTTTTGCCACCCGTGAACAACGAACCTTGTGTGCCATGGAATATGTATATTTATCACGGCCAGATAGCAATGTGAATCGTGTGAATGTGCATGCTTCCCGAAAACGGATGGGAAGAGAGTTGGCCAAAGAAGCACCAGCTAATGCTGATATGGTGATTGGCGTACCGGATTCCAGCATTTCCGCTGCGATTGGCTATGCAGAAGAAAGTGGATTGCCGTATGAAATGGGGATTATCAAGAATCGCTATGTTGGCCGGACGTTTATTCAGCCATCCCAGGAATTACGGGAACAAGGCGTGAAAATGAAATTGGCTCCGGTCCGGGGAATTGTAGCAGGCAAGCGGATTGTGATGATTGACGATTCCGTTGTCAGAGGGACGACAAGTAAACGGATTGTCCGGATGTTGAAAGAAGCTGGCGCCAGGGAGGTCCATGTCCGCATCGCCTCACCTCCGATTCAGCATCCATGCCATTACGGGATTGATATGTCAACAAAAGGCGAACTCATTGCTGCGAGCCACGCGCCTGAGGAAATAGGTGACATTATCGGAGCAGACAGCATTGCCTACCTGGCCGAAAGTGGTCTGAAAAAAGCAATTGTCAAAGATAAGACGATTAACCAGGGAATTTGTACGGCTTGCATGAGTGGAGTTTATCCAGTTAAAAAGGGTCATTCGAAAAAAGAAGGAGTGGCGCCAATTGCCGATAAATTATAA
- the purM gene encoding phosphoribosylformylglycinamidine cyclo-ligase, whose protein sequence is MPINYKDAGVDVEKGYQAVELMKKHIAKTKRKEVLGDIGAFAGLFDLSGFSYHEPVLVSGTDGVGTKLKLAHQLGIHHTVGQDLVAMCVNDIVAQGAQPLFFLDYIACGKNDPDMIEQIVSGVAAGCVRAEAALIGGETAEMPGMYEADEYDLAGFAVGIAEKSQLITGQSIQQGDCIIGLPSSGIHANGFSLVRKLVEDLDLAKTYAGMTKPLRDVLIEPTRIYAKQVKTLMQKVEIKGLSHMTGGGFFENIPRMLPADLGATIDPKTWEQPAIFSFLQELGELDDRDMYGIFNMGIGMAMVVSEDEAATAIKMLREQGECASWIGRVTDQKGVQFEPCVK, encoded by the coding sequence TTGCCGATAAATTATAAGGACGCCGGAGTCGATGTAGAAAAGGGGTATCAGGCGGTTGAGCTAATGAAGAAACATATTGCCAAAACGAAGCGTAAAGAGGTGCTTGGTGATATCGGGGCATTCGCCGGTTTGTTTGACCTGAGCGGTTTTTCGTATCACGAGCCTGTACTGGTTTCTGGTACGGACGGGGTTGGCACCAAACTGAAACTTGCCCATCAACTTGGCATTCACCATACTGTGGGGCAGGATTTAGTTGCCATGTGTGTGAACGATATTGTCGCCCAAGGTGCCCAGCCACTGTTTTTCCTCGATTATATTGCCTGTGGTAAAAATGATCCGGACATGATTGAACAAATTGTCTCCGGTGTCGCAGCAGGTTGTGTCCGGGCAGAGGCGGCTCTTATTGGCGGGGAAACAGCGGAAATGCCAGGAATGTATGAAGCGGATGAGTATGATCTGGCTGGTTTTGCCGTTGGGATTGCGGAAAAATCCCAACTGATCACCGGCCAGTCGATCCAGCAAGGGGATTGTATTATCGGATTGCCATCAAGCGGCATTCATGCAAACGGGTTCTCCCTGGTGCGAAAACTTGTGGAGGATCTGGATCTTGCCAAAACATATGCCGGAATGACCAAGCCATTAAGAGATGTCCTGATCGAACCAACACGGATTTATGCCAAGCAGGTAAAAACCCTTATGCAAAAGGTGGAAATAAAAGGACTATCCCATATGACCGGGGGTGGATTTTTCGAAAATATTCCCAGGATGCTTCCTGCCGACTTAGGCGCTACGATCGATCCCAAGACATGGGAGCAGCCAGCGATTTTTTCCTTTTTGCAAGAGTTGGGAGAGCTGGATGACCGTGACATGTATGGGATCTTCAATATGGGTATTGGCATGGCAATGGTGGTCAGTGAGGATGAAGCAGCAACGGCAATTAAGATGCTACGTGAGCAAGGTGAGTGCGCATCATGGATTGGCCGGGTGACGGATCAAAAAGGAGTGCAGTTTGAACCATGTGTAAAGTGA